One Babesia bovis T2Bo chromosome 4 map unlocalized Chr4_1, whole genome shotgun sequence genomic window carries:
- a CDS encoding Ribosomal protein L1p/L10e family protein: protein MFPCIAWALLRMFWVFLSLGNVVNVHGVTVVPPVCYIYHYTGLNSLPLTYRVRGIYATGRRGGSKSLKPSSFSGTVADRDEFIERSLALGIPREDIDECLKQFVIVKGAKKASESGSTEDKVTDNSKGSGQSAVGTESLDLKAITDTSANTSKKAKSLPRRLLKKARYLPEKGVEYSLLEAIDRIKLISGTRFTEGIDVSLHVPLSRKKIRATAAQYARLITIPHQSLKSRRCRIGVFAKPDICDQVRALNCSKVVFVGGAELIDTFKLADDYPKVDFVLSDLATFHKLSAIGRSLGRRGLMPSLTVGTCIQHTEDLLERVMQVENCNTFILRSDRAGDVKCNFADVTMVREDIRENLLAIVDYLRNNRPEFAGSQLLSAAYVSSSMGPSFRISLKDLGCRVRSKRKRLY from the coding sequence ATGTTCCCTTGTATAGCTTGGGCCTTGTTGCGTATGTTTTGGGTCTTTCTATCTTTAGGGAATGTTGTCAATGTTCATGGAGTTACTGTAGTGCCTCctgtttgttatatatatcattacaCGGGTCTAAATAGCTTGCCTTTGACTTACCGTGTTCGCGGTATATATGCTACTGGTAGGCGTGGTGGTTCTAAAAGTCTAAAGCCTTCTTCGTTTAGTGGCACTGTTGCCGACCGTGACGAGTTTATTGAGCGTTCCTTAGCTCTTGGCATACCTCGTGAGGACATTGACGAGTGCTTAAAGCAATTTGTTATTGTAAAGGGTGCTAAGAAGGCGTCAGAATCTGGAAGTACTGAGGATAAAGTAACGGACAATTCTAAAGGATCAGGCCAATCAGCTGTTGGCACTGAATCTCTAGATTTAAAAGCTATCACGGATACTTCTGCGAATACTTCCAAGAAAGCTAAGTCACTTCCTCGTAGGCTTCTTAAGAAGGCTCGTTACCTTCCAGAGAAGGGTGTTGAGTATTCCTTATTGGAGGCTATTGACCGTATAAAATTGATATCTGGTACGCGTTTTACTGAGGGTATTGACGTATCACTTCACGTTCCTTTGAGTCGTAAGAAGATTCGTGCTACTGCAGCTCAGTATGCTCGTTTGATTACTATTCCTCATCAATCTTTAAAATCGCGTCGTTGTCGTATTGGTGTATTTGCTAAGCCTGATATTTGCGATCAGGTGCGTGCTTTGAACTGTTCAAAGGTTGTTTTTGTGGGTGGTGCTGAATTGATTGACACTTTTAAATTAGCTGATGATTACCCCAAGGTTGACTTTGTGTTATCTGATTTGGCTACATTTCACAAGCTTTCAGCTATTGGCCGTTCCCTCGGTCGTCGTGGTTTGATGCCATCGTTAACTGTTGGCACTTGCATTCAGCATACTGAGGATCTGTTAGAGCGTGTTATGCAGGTTGAGAATTGCAATACATTTATTTTGCGTTCTGATCGTGCTGGTGATGTGAAATGCAATTTTGCTGACGTTACTATGGTTCGTGAGGACATTCGTGAGAATTTACTTGCGATTGTTGATTATTTGCGCAACAACAGGCCTGAATTTGCTGGTTCCCAGTTGCTTTCTGCTGCTTATGTATCTTCTAGTATGGGCCCATCGTTCCGTATAAGTTTGAAGGACCTTGGTTGTCGTGTTCGTTCAAAGCGCAAGAGACTCTATTAG